The nucleotide sequence TTGTAAAATGGACGAACCGTGTCTTCTAACAGAAATAAATGTTTTAGTAACGGAAAATCTGTTAACTCCGTAGAAAGTATAAATTGAGCATTAGATTATTAAGATTCGTCTTTTTTAATAAAGTACCAGGTTCTTATTTTATATATTTATACGCTATGGCTAAAAGGAAAAATATAATTGATTGGGTTGTTCAGAACAGGTTAGTTTCACACTTTATATTTTGGTCTATACTGTTTATAAGTTTACCGTTATTGGCTGCATTAAATGATGGAAGCATAAAAAAAGCTATCATCTTCTCAAATCTAACCTATTTACCTGCCCAATTATTAGCCAGTTATTTTCTACTTTATTATCAAGTTCCTAAACTTTTATTCAAAAAAAAATACTTCAAGTTTGTAGTGTCTTTTTTAATATCTGCATACGTATTTTTAGTTATTTCTGAGCTTTTCTATTTGTATTTGTTTGAAGTATTTAGCCCTAACGATAGCAACGATAAAACTTTTATAGAAATATTAAACTCCCCATTTCATTTGGCTGTAGTTTATTTTCCCAGAGTATATGTTGTTGTTTTCTTAATGTTTATAGTAAAAGCTTTTAAGGATCGTTTTGAAGAGCGTCACCAGTTAGAAGTCTTACAAAAAGAAAAGGCGAATACCGAGCTTAAATTTTTAAAAGCGCAAACTAACCCCCATTTTTTGTTTAATACTCTAAATAATCTATATTCATTAACACTAGAAAAATCTGAAAAAGCTCCTGAAGTCGTTTTAAAATTATCTGATATGCTAGATTATATGTTGTATCGGTGTAAAGATCCTGAGGTGCCAGTAAAGCAGGAAATTGATTTGATACAAGATTATATAGACTTAGAATCATTACGTTATGGTAATAAGTTAACATTGAGTTTTACACACCATCTTCATGACCCTAATGTGATGATAGCGCCTTTAATCTTAATATCATTTGTCGAAAATGCTTTTAAACATGGTGCAAGTAATAATCTAAACAATTCGGTAATTAATATTGAATTAACTACAGATCAAAACCAACTTTGTTTTAAAGTTTTTAACACCCTACCTGTTAATACGCAAGACAATAAAGTAGACTCTTCCCGTTCTGGAATTGGGTTTTCCAATTCGCAAAGGCAATTGGAACTAAATTATAAAAATAATTATGATTTGAAAAACACAAAGACAGGTACTAGTTTTGAGATTGTATTAACTATTAATTTGAAATGATATGGGAATAAAATGTGTTGTTATAGATGATGAACCTCTAGCTATTAAAGTGCTTGAAAAACATATAAAACAAGTTCCTGAACTAGAGCTTATAGCAACCTTTGATAATCCTATTACCGCTGGGCAGTTTCTTCAAAGTAATGTTGTTAATCTC is from Flavobacteriaceae bacterium and encodes:
- a CDS encoding sensor histidine kinase produces the protein MAKRKNIIDWVVQNRLVSHFIFWSILFISLPLLAALNDGSIKKAIIFSNLTYLPAQLLASYFLLYYQVPKLLFKKKYFKFVVSFLISAYVFLVISELFYLYLFEVFSPNDSNDKTFIEILNSPFHLAVVYFPRVYVVVFLMFIVKAFKDRFEERHQLEVLQKEKANTELKFLKAQTNPHFLFNTLNNLYSLTLEKSEKAPEVVLKLSDMLDYMLYRCKDPEVPVKQEIDLIQDYIDLESLRYGNKLTLSFTHHLHDPNVMIAPLILISFVENAFKHGASNNLNNSVINIELTTDQNQLCFKVFNTLPVNTQDNKVDSSRSGIGFSNSQRQLELNYKNNYDLKNTKTGTSFEIVLTINLK